A genomic window from Pseudocitrobacter corydidari includes:
- a CDS encoding tyrosine-type recombinase/integrase, with protein sequence MCSICVDSFMFENGERYCHVVNKDTGEPLYYPNLYITTQVRNRSESISTMKVIAGSISLLYRFFMRKNINIDERIQNKLFLAPHEIEDLIEFTSLNFRDGGDGNFMVSNVKKPTKYFRITTVANYLEWLCKILLSHAGQKNTLKEVMAFINNIKRKKPRNNDKYNMEIEKSLDKAQLDSLFSILSPGSDLNPFTEKVQQRNNLIFLLLHCFGLRAGELLNLRIGDMDFAESTIAIRRRANDKTDPRVYQPLVKTCERKLIADRKLIYEISDYILNDRRKVKNANKHDFLFITYKEGKTQGQPLSFSSYHKIVSVVRQSSSLLSGLTGHKLRHTWNYEFSKTIDNAQDISDEKEQQIRSYLMGWRPGSDTSIIYNRRHIFELSKKTALEQQEQLFKGGFDE encoded by the coding sequence ATGTGCAGTATTTGTGTGGATTCTTTTATGTTCGAAAATGGTGAGAGATATTGTCATGTTGTAAATAAAGATACTGGTGAGCCATTGTATTATCCAAACTTGTATATAACAACACAAGTCAGGAATCGTTCAGAGTCTATATCAACAATGAAGGTTATCGCTGGGAGCATTTCATTGTTATATCGATTCTTTATGAGAAAAAATATCAATATTGATGAAAGAATCCAGAATAAGCTGTTTCTCGCTCCTCATGAAATTGAGGATTTGATTGAATTCACTTCATTAAATTTCCGAGATGGAGGGGATGGTAATTTTATGGTTTCAAATGTCAAAAAACCAACTAAGTATTTTCGCATTACAACAGTCGCTAACTATCTTGAATGGTTGTGCAAAATACTTCTTTCACATGCAGGTCAGAAAAATACTCTCAAGGAAGTAATGGCTTTCATTAATAACATAAAAAGAAAGAAACCAAGGAATAATGATAAATATAATATGGAAATCGAAAAAAGCTTAGACAAAGCACAATTAGATTCTTTATTCAGCATACTTTCGCCAGGGAGTGACTTGAACCCGTTTACGGAAAAAGTGCAACAAAGAAACAATCTAATATTCCTTCTATTACATTGCTTTGGTTTGAGAGCAGGTGAACTTTTGAATCTGCGTATTGGCGATATGGATTTTGCAGAATCAACAATCGCAATAAGAAGGAGAGCAAATGATAAAACAGATCCACGAGTTTATCAGCCATTAGTGAAGACGTGTGAGAGAAAATTAATTGCTGACAGAAAACTTATATATGAAATTTCAGATTATATTTTGAATGATCGTAGGAAAGTTAAAAATGCTAATAAGCATGATTTTCTGTTTATTACCTATAAGGAAGGGAAGACCCAAGGGCAACCTCTGTCATTTTCCTCATACCATAAGATAGTGAGTGTTGTTCGTCAATCATCCTCACTTCTAAGTGGATTAACAGGTCATAAATTACGACACACATGGAATTATGAGTTCTCAAAAACAATAGACAATGCCCAAGATATATCCGATGAAAAAGAACAGCAAATCCGTTCTTATCTCATGGGATGGCGACCTGGTTCAGATACTTCAATAATTTATAATCGCAGGCATATTTTTGAGCTATCGAAAAAAACTGCACTTGAACAACAAGAGCAACTATTCAAAGGAGGATTTGATGAATAA
- a CDS encoding DUF3800 domain-containing protein: protein MKYGYVTSNKNYIFYYDESNNIRTFTLRGNKYNVDNNPQSTYSPIFVLAGIVTNQTKHNISAQEVRTLLNIQSNVKEIKLKHVGTGSFPELMNNKKIHVFLTWLLESPFFIHYYATNTVYWSFLDIIEDLAHYLFDDKNSSLFKKAFHNSIDLRSQLDFYKNALYILIKKDKTGFLKLMNDFNYPEINNNDANKFYKSLHKFCRSHTNSYLSYKHKNPNHIEKSLLELTRLLSICKDIDNAELTFNDKDLLIDSFSHFYLNRLNGFRNSQHLLDEEDLVEPHLVLSTKNEFIGDEKNQYYGLNFKFIKSESNIEIQISDIIAGIIRSLYSFIEQVEFSEIDSFIENSTELQKDNIKKLSMLISKSVNECEGFIFRTQPQMDESKMYKLLS, encoded by the coding sequence ATGAAATATGGGTACGTCACCAGCAATAAAAACTATATTTTTTATTACGATGAAAGTAATAACATAAGAACTTTTACTCTGCGAGGTAATAAATATAATGTTGACAATAACCCTCAAAGTACTTACTCACCTATTTTTGTTTTAGCTGGGATTGTTACAAACCAAACTAAACATAATATTTCAGCACAAGAGGTAAGAACATTACTTAATATCCAGAGCAATGTTAAAGAAATAAAACTAAAACATGTCGGAACAGGTAGTTTCCCTGAATTGATGAATAATAAAAAGATTCATGTGTTTCTAACATGGTTGCTTGAGAGCCCTTTCTTTATTCATTATTACGCAACAAATACGGTCTACTGGTCTTTCCTTGATATCATAGAAGACCTTGCACACTATTTATTCGACGACAAAAACAGTTCTTTATTCAAAAAAGCATTTCATAACAGTATAGATCTTAGATCACAACTCGATTTTTACAAAAATGCTCTATATATACTTATCAAGAAAGACAAAACTGGTTTTTTAAAATTGATGAATGATTTTAATTATCCTGAAATAAATAATAATGATGCTAATAAATTTTACAAATCCCTGCACAAATTTTGTAGAAGTCACACAAATAGTTACCTTAGCTACAAGCATAAGAATCCAAACCATATTGAGAAATCATTGCTGGAACTAACAAGGCTCCTGTCCATCTGTAAAGACATTGATAATGCCGAATTAACATTCAATGATAAAGATCTTCTTATAGATTCATTTTCTCATTTCTATCTCAATCGATTGAATGGATTTAGAAACTCCCAGCACTTGCTTGATGAAGAAGACTTAGTAGAACCGCATCTGGTACTTTCAACAAAAAATGAATTTATTGGTGATGAAAAAAATCAATACTATGGGCTGAATTTCAAATTCATAAAATCGGAAAGCAATATTGAAATTCAAATTTCTGACATTATTGCTGGTATAATTCGCTCTCTATACTCTTTTATTGAGCAGGTTGAATTTTCCGAAATTGATAGCTTTATTGAAAATTCCACCGAATTGCAAAAGGATAATATAAAGAAACTAAGCATGTTAATTTCTAAATCTGTAAATGAATGTGAAGGCTTTATTTTTAGAACCCAACCACAAATGGATGAATCAAAAATGTATAAGCTATTATCATAA
- a CDS encoding helix-turn-helix transcriptional regulator, with product MKNQATRLIRLPEVLERTGYGKAWIYRLINDGKFPAPVKIGSRAVAFVESEIDTWIQSVIETSRNNVA from the coding sequence ATGAAAAATCAAGCAACCCGCCTAATACGATTACCAGAAGTTCTCGAACGAACTGGCTACGGAAAAGCCTGGATATATCGTCTGATCAACGATGGTAAGTTTCCTGCTCCTGTCAAAATTGGAAGTCGTGCAGTAGCTTTCGTTGAAAGTGAGATTGATACCTGGATTCAGTCTGTTATCGAAACAAGTCGAAATAATGTTGCTTAA
- a CDS encoding relaxase/mobilization nuclease domain-containing protein, whose protein sequence is MKGMQKIKRGKSFAGVVQYALKPGAHHKSDPIIIGGNMLGDSALELIAEFDSTKHLRQDVAKSVWHNSLRLPNGESLTNEQWSSIADDYMKRMGFSDTHLRCYVLHDDEGQHIHIIASRIDIAGGKLYLGRNENLISTRIISELEITHNLTVTMTAPKQPKRRKVSRNEQMLSERTGLPSPKEALQQILDKSLADTPDLLTLIKRLEEAEVGWTANIASTGKMNGFSFEYRDIAFKASQLGKGYSWANLQKQLNYNPDHLEFLRKGIQTKESLPVPVPVPAPAPAPAPAPAPAPAPAPAPAPAPAPAPAPAPAPAPAPAIVLKTAERKESIGKKIAELELRLREDKRNEIVEKILQKNAAKQQKHLRLTGWIPFLQRLIKLLRKYGKSILHKVPTNFSEVYSTHHLKPTRKIRL, encoded by the coding sequence ATGAAGGGTATGCAGAAGATCAAAAGGGGTAAGAGCTTCGCTGGTGTCGTTCAATATGCATTGAAACCGGGAGCACATCATAAAAGTGATCCCATCATCATTGGCGGGAACATGTTAGGTGATTCAGCCCTTGAACTGATCGCTGAATTCGATAGCACCAAGCATCTTCGCCAGGATGTCGCAAAATCAGTTTGGCACAACTCGCTTCGCTTACCCAACGGTGAATCACTAACGAATGAACAGTGGTCTAGCATCGCAGATGACTATATGAAACGAATGGGATTCAGTGATACCCATCTCCGTTGCTATGTCTTACATGACGACGAAGGCCAGCATATACACATTATCGCCAGCAGAATCGACATAGCCGGTGGGAAGCTCTACTTAGGTAGGAACGAAAATCTTATAAGCACACGGATCATCAGTGAACTTGAAATCACTCATAACCTGACAGTGACCATGACAGCACCAAAGCAACCGAAGCGAAGGAAGGTTTCCCGCAATGAACAGATGCTTTCAGAACGGACTGGCCTTCCTTCCCCCAAAGAAGCTCTCCAACAGATACTTGATAAAAGTTTGGCAGATACACCTGACCTTTTAACTTTGATCAAGAGGCTGGAAGAGGCAGAAGTCGGCTGGACGGCTAACATTGCCTCTACCGGTAAGATGAACGGCTTCTCATTCGAATACCGCGATATAGCTTTCAAGGCTTCACAGTTAGGCAAGGGTTACTCTTGGGCAAATCTTCAAAAGCAACTTAACTACAACCCCGACCACTTAGAATTTCTGCGAAAGGGTATACAGACGAAGGAATCTCTTCCTGTTCCTGTTCCTGTTCCTGCTCCTGCTCCTGCTCCTGCTCCTGCTCCTGCTCCTGCTCCTGCTCCTGCTCCTGCTCCTGCTCCTGCTCCTGCTCCTGCTCCTGCTCCTGCTCCTGCTCCTGCTCCTGCTCCTGCAATAGTTTTGAAAACCGCTGAGAGAAAGGAAAGTATCGGTAAAAAAATTGCAGAACTGGAACTACGGCTCAGAGAAGACAAACGGAACGAAATCGTAGAAAAGATCCTTCAAAAGAATGCAGCCAAACAGCAAAAGCATCTCAGGCTCACCGGCTGGATTCCCTTTTTACAACGGCTCATAAAGCTTCTCAGAAAATATGGAAAGAGCATCCTCCACAAGGTTCCTACAAACTTCTCAGAAGTCTATTCAACACATCATCTGAAACCTACAAGAAAAATTCGTTTATAG
- a CDS encoding DNA-binding protein yields the protein MNNIILFKSKKHILVEENYNEFIKFCRYQLPGLTQTQDWEQYAWKGYVTFRKIGVGNKVFDSIDAMHEDYINFVKAYIRYQHSLKPLKNYGVIMMALRCLEQALLQVQNTGLIYNVTAVVFDEAMQIGSKYFEGNVLAKCGIQLEKISKFLCEHNLVKSGYISWKNHVKQKVKNNYLPEIEDYHRSDKLPDEEALLAIADIFSQNDELLSPRDKFTSSVFALLLCCPSRISEILALPADCEITQIDGKGIERYGLRFYSVKGYGPNIKWIPRVMIPVAKKAIRRLLSLSQHARALAHWCEKYPDKFYRHELCPTVDEKAKLTVVQVCHALGYHLFDHKSCVLKIKRTSLDGGKSFLNHNDYNYSLSDLWEIISSNFSRDFPWYDKEKSIKFSNALCLLNTDQFSLSRMTSIFTFYKPTKSFFFSDIQSKKSYEMNYKNIFSRYGYYDDEGKPLLIRSHQPRHLLNTIAHYGEMSELDIAKWSGRINANQNRVYNHVSEEDMLDKIKAIKLNRSNYCQRESIPTNELTIDFDNLNQGAIHLTEFGYCVHNYLIKPCAKINQVIECDNETLGINSVDRIRLQSVREKVMQLKRITQIAYENGDYGADKWLQHHEKNLERINKLLNN from the coding sequence ATGAATAATATTATTTTGTTCAAATCAAAAAAACATATTCTTGTAGAAGAAAACTATAATGAGTTTATAAAATTTTGTCGCTATCAACTGCCCGGACTAACCCAAACTCAGGATTGGGAGCAGTATGCCTGGAAAGGATATGTAACATTTAGAAAAATAGGGGTTGGAAATAAAGTCTTTGATTCCATTGATGCAATGCACGAAGATTATATCAATTTTGTGAAAGCATATATCAGATATCAACACTCATTGAAACCATTGAAAAATTATGGGGTTATTATGATGGCCTTGCGATGTCTCGAACAGGCCCTTTTGCAGGTTCAGAACACTGGTCTCATTTATAATGTTACAGCCGTTGTTTTCGATGAGGCAATGCAGATCGGGAGTAAATATTTTGAAGGTAACGTTTTAGCTAAATGTGGAATACAGCTTGAAAAAATATCAAAGTTTCTATGTGAACATAATCTTGTGAAGTCAGGATATATCTCATGGAAAAATCATGTAAAACAGAAAGTCAAAAACAATTATCTTCCTGAGATTGAGGATTATCACCGAAGCGATAAGTTACCAGATGAAGAGGCATTACTCGCTATTGCTGATATTTTTTCACAAAATGATGAGTTACTGAGTCCAAGGGATAAGTTCACCAGTTCAGTATTTGCACTTCTACTTTGTTGTCCGAGCAGAATCTCTGAAATTTTAGCCTTACCTGCTGATTGTGAGATTACACAAATAGATGGCAAGGGTATCGAAAGATATGGGTTGAGATTTTATTCGGTAAAAGGGTATGGTCCTAATATCAAATGGATTCCACGGGTTATGATACCAGTTGCAAAGAAAGCGATTAGAAGATTACTTTCCTTATCACAACATGCAAGAGCACTTGCTCACTGGTGCGAAAAGTACCCGGATAAATTTTACCGACATGAGCTTTGCCCAACAGTTGATGAAAAAGCTAAATTGACCGTTGTACAAGTTTGCCATGCACTGGGATATCATTTATTTGATCATAAATCATGTGTTTTAAAAATTAAAAGAACGAGTTTGGATGGTGGGAAAAGCTTCTTAAACCACAATGATTACAACTATTCATTGAGTGATTTGTGGGAAATTATTAGTTCTAATTTTAGCAGAGACTTTCCATGGTATGATAAAGAAAAATCCATAAAATTTAGTAATGCTTTATGCTTGCTCAATACTGATCAATTTTCTTTATCAAGAATGACTTCAATTTTCACATTTTATAAGCCTACTAAAAGTTTCTTTTTCAGTGATATACAAAGTAAAAAAAGCTATGAGATGAATTATAAAAATATATTTTCCCGATATGGGTATTATGATGATGAAGGTAAACCACTACTTATTCGCTCACACCAGCCACGGCACCTTTTAAACACAATAGCCCATTATGGTGAAATGTCTGAACTAGATATAGCTAAATGGTCTGGTCGTATCAATGCGAATCAGAACAGAGTTTATAACCATGTGTCAGAAGAAGATATGTTAGATAAAATCAAAGCTATTAAATTGAATAGGAGTAATTACTGTCAAAGGGAGTCAATACCCACAAATGAATTGACAATTGATTTTGATAACCTTAATCAAGGTGCAATACACTTAACTGAATTTGGTTACTGTGTACATAACTATTTAATCAAGCCTTGTGCAAAAATTAATCAGGTTATTGAGTGTGATAATGAAACACTGGGCATTAATTCAGTAGATAGAATTAGACTGCAATCTGTCCGAGAGAAAGTAATGCAATTAAAGAGAATAACTCAGATCGCTTATGAAAATGGTGATTATGGTGCAGACAAATGGTTGCAACACCATGAAAAAAATTTGGAAAGAATTAATAAGCTTTTGAATAATTAA
- a CDS encoding tyrosine-type recombinase/integrase → MNNLIKYNSDKTSLHEHKIVSSIENNGINLTNLIYAMNENLVCGFVYTVQYYFNSNSYLYVKNIVRNMESLIRKLSPTHIDDKVLIEYQNKKLSKAPASFRVLRPFLIKWFELGYPGIDESAVELLKHLDLKIKKSGQSVLQDDPTEGPLTKEEHTSLIKAMNHAYRKGELSLPHYAISLLISLTGRRPQQLVMLKYKDLIQKNLDNGKVEYVISVPRVKQRGKELRYRELAIISEVASIVQLQANQSVKLVEQALGKTLDDYSKREVPIFLNEEKLSDLSITGSILLEYNKLYAKPTIANVALKSIVNNEGVISNHTDSILNVTPRRLRYTIATMLAKDGHNVNTIAELLDHSSTSSAGIYIKNHADSVERIDSAVSEQLSFVADIFMNGIKSKKSCHFKFFSSSRCQSQNSGFPCNQCMFFIPIDRSEVNQL, encoded by the coding sequence ATGAATAATTTAATTAAATATAACTCTGATAAAACGTCTTTGCATGAACATAAAATCGTCAGTTCGATTGAAAATAACGGAATCAATCTTACAAACTTAATATATGCTATGAACGAAAATTTGGTTTGTGGATTTGTATATACAGTACAATATTATTTTAATAGCAACAGCTATTTGTATGTGAAAAATATTGTTAGAAATATGGAGAGTCTTATCCGTAAACTATCTCCTACTCATATTGATGATAAGGTTCTAATTGAATATCAAAATAAGAAATTATCAAAAGCCCCGGCATCATTTCGCGTTTTACGACCATTTTTGATTAAATGGTTTGAGTTAGGATATCCAGGAATAGATGAAAGTGCGGTAGAGCTGTTAAAGCATTTGGACCTAAAGATAAAAAAATCTGGTCAGTCTGTGCTTCAAGATGATCCAACAGAGGGACCACTAACTAAAGAAGAACATACTTCTTTGATTAAGGCTATGAATCATGCATATAGAAAAGGTGAACTGTCACTGCCACATTATGCAATATCACTATTGATCAGCCTTACAGGTAGAAGACCTCAGCAGTTAGTTATGTTGAAATATAAAGACCTTATTCAAAAGAACTTAGATAATGGCAAAGTAGAATATGTAATTTCAGTGCCACGAGTTAAACAACGGGGTAAAGAACTACGATATCGAGAACTTGCAATAATATCAGAGGTTGCATCAATTGTTCAATTGCAAGCTAATCAATCAGTGAAACTTGTTGAGCAAGCTCTTGGAAAAACTCTTGATGATTATTCTAAACGAGAAGTTCCTATTTTCTTAAATGAGGAAAAACTCTCAGATTTATCCATAACAGGTTCAATTCTTCTGGAATATAATAAATTATATGCGAAGCCTACAATTGCTAATGTAGCATTGAAAAGTATTGTTAATAATGAGGGTGTAATATCCAACCATACCGATTCGATACTAAATGTTACTCCTCGTAGGCTTCGTTATACAATAGCAACTATGCTGGCTAAAGATGGGCATAATGTTAATACTATAGCTGAATTATTGGATCATTCCTCTACTTCAAGTGCGGGGATTTATATTAAAAATCATGCTGACAGTGTTGAAAGGATTGATTCCGCTGTTTCAGAACAATTGTCATTTGTCGCTGATATTTTTATGAACGGAATCAAATCGAAAAAGAGTTGTCATTTCAAATTTTTTTCTTCAAGTAGATGCCAGAGTCAGAATTCAGGATTCCCTTGCAATCAATGTATGTTTTTTATTCCGATTGATCGCAGTGAGGTGAATCAACTATGA
- a CDS encoding Kiwa anti-phage protein KwaB-like domain-containing protein has product MELFAITDSEIPTRIIKIDIDAPAQTVVENLFRTQRSEFINEDIEEIEFCASYNVQDGEIFSINPFDDEIGIINAIERPDAVPVWDPDDVSVHYFKALFTGEPASNGNPTQVWLQCFDRRQIINNEKSFFQVVTQPGNRFSVSTRPGFSLSDRLTAILVGDKLLFKSFFMLRRFFNMEEYFNEATREDLDNFIGNDIFHVENAEDFMMFADSAIKKKVSLIISSGILNDQPIENLIECAQKIGYQLGITNVNGDNKITMPNSKREVKQLLYFLDQGYFNSIITNELMLTNSKRPIRI; this is encoded by the coding sequence ATGGAACTTTTTGCGATTACAGACAGCGAAATACCGACTAGAATAATTAAGATTGACATAGATGCTCCCGCACAAACGGTAGTAGAAAATCTATTTAGAACTCAGAGGAGTGAGTTTATAAATGAAGATATCGAAGAAATAGAGTTTTGTGCATCTTATAATGTTCAGGATGGTGAGATATTTTCCATCAATCCATTTGATGACGAAATAGGCATTATTAATGCAATCGAACGGCCTGATGCTGTTCCGGTTTGGGACCCTGATGATGTGTCAGTTCATTATTTCAAAGCGTTATTTACGGGTGAGCCAGCTTCGAATGGTAATCCTACTCAAGTTTGGCTTCAATGTTTCGACAGACGACAAATAATTAATAATGAAAAATCCTTTTTCCAAGTAGTAACTCAGCCTGGAAATAGATTCTCAGTGTCCACTCGTCCTGGTTTTTCGCTTAGTGATCGATTAACTGCTATTCTTGTGGGTGATAAATTATTGTTCAAGAGTTTCTTTATGCTCCGGCGATTTTTTAACATGGAAGAGTATTTTAATGAAGCTACTAGAGAGGATTTAGATAACTTTATCGGTAATGATATATTTCATGTGGAAAATGCTGAAGATTTTATGATGTTTGCAGATTCTGCAATTAAAAAGAAAGTATCTTTGATAATAAGTTCTGGAATACTCAACGATCAGCCTATTGAAAATCTAATTGAGTGTGCCCAGAAGATTGGATATCAATTAGGTATAACTAATGTGAATGGTGATAATAAAATCACTATGCCAAACTCAAAAAGAGAAGTGAAGCAACTATTATATTTCCTTGATCAGGGCTACTTCAATTCAATAATAACAAATGAGTTAATGTTGACGAATTCGAAGCGACCAATAAGAATTTGA
- a CDS encoding DUF6387 family protein, which produces MNNWSPEHTKDIKSWFKIDTYRKFEDLSLLQFYHEIWARNLFFKEYREEFESRTLMGYFSKIFSGNPFLIEEGQLGYMTPANKLFQPPHFFLTTLDRLAETSIIAMQRGGFVWDGDDNYSINRDLREESLSDIMPDQFSRTVMFEIDLASGTDEEIAESLKAALPQWRKIKGIEPDPLESVRFGYGTIKKLISYRVIPMLDILVWAAVKKIRVSDDRLSRLLYTDDDEESEMRQSSQIKDTDRPLALKSCTTDFIRQFHYFMNKNSHLKQMKVSDVMKLSD; this is translated from the coding sequence TTGAACAACTGGTCACCAGAGCACACAAAAGACATCAAGAGTTGGTTTAAGATTGATACATATCGCAAATTTGAAGACCTCTCATTGCTCCAGTTTTACCATGAGATATGGGCTCGTAACTTGTTCTTTAAGGAGTATCGGGAAGAGTTTGAGAGCAGAACTCTTATGGGTTACTTCTCAAAAATTTTCAGTGGCAATCCTTTTTTAATTGAAGAAGGGCAACTGGGATACATGACTCCTGCCAATAAACTTTTTCAGCCTCCCCATTTTTTTCTAACAACTCTTGATCGCCTTGCTGAAACGAGCATCATTGCTATGCAACGCGGAGGTTTTGTTTGGGATGGTGATGACAATTATTCAATAAACAGAGATCTTCGGGAAGAATCACTTTCAGATATTATGCCAGATCAGTTTTCACGAACAGTCATGTTCGAGATTGATTTGGCAAGTGGCACAGACGAAGAGATTGCAGAGTCGCTTAAAGCTGCATTACCGCAGTGGCGTAAAATCAAAGGTATCGAACCAGATCCTTTAGAATCAGTTCGCTTTGGGTATGGAACTATCAAGAAACTCATCAGTTATCGTGTGATACCTATGCTGGATATCCTGGTGTGGGCAGCCGTTAAAAAAATCCGTGTCTCTGACGACAGGTTATCCAGACTGCTATATACAGACGATGACGAAGAAAGCGAAATGAGGCAGTCTAGCCAAATCAAAGATACCGACAGGCCTTTGGCTCTTAAATCCTGCACAACTGACTTTATCCGACAATTCCATTACTTCATGAACAAAAATAGCCATTTGAAGCAAATGAAAGTCTCTGATGTAATGAAACTATCTGATTAG